One genomic window of Comamonas serinivorans includes the following:
- a CDS encoding aldo/keto reductase has product MQYRSLGKSPLQVSTLCLGTMMFGDQTDEAESARIVASAREAGVNFIDTADVYSKGASETLLGKLLAGQRHDWVLATKLGNAMSNRPNESRYSRLWMVREVEASLKRLGTDHIDILYLHRDYAGLDLEEPLRALDDLVRAGKLRYWGLSNFRGWRIAEAVHQARQIGMPQPVVCQPYYNLLNRGPETDILPACKFHGLGVVPFSPIARGVLTGKYAPGEVPPADTRAGRADRRMMQTEFRPESLTIAQQVARHAESRGITPAQFATAWVLAHEAVSSVIAGPRTLAQWQAYLPAADWALTPEDEAVIDALVTPGHPSTPGFNDPAYLWTNQRPRAAG; this is encoded by the coding sequence ATGCAATACCGTTCCCTGGGCAAGAGCCCGCTGCAGGTGTCCACGCTGTGCCTGGGCACCATGATGTTCGGCGACCAGACCGACGAGGCGGAGTCGGCGCGCATCGTGGCCAGCGCGCGCGAGGCCGGCGTCAACTTCATCGACACAGCCGACGTGTACAGCAAGGGCGCCTCGGAGACCCTGCTGGGCAAGCTGCTGGCGGGCCAGCGTCACGACTGGGTGCTGGCCACCAAGCTGGGCAATGCCATGAGCAACCGGCCGAACGAGTCGCGTTACTCGCGGCTGTGGATGGTGCGCGAGGTCGAGGCCAGCCTCAAGCGCCTGGGCACGGACCACATCGACATCCTCTACCTGCACCGCGACTACGCGGGGCTGGACCTGGAGGAGCCGCTGCGGGCACTCGACGACCTGGTGCGCGCGGGCAAGCTGCGCTACTGGGGGCTGTCGAACTTCCGCGGCTGGCGCATTGCCGAAGCCGTGCACCAGGCGCGTCAGATCGGCATGCCGCAGCCCGTGGTCTGCCAGCCCTACTACAACCTGCTCAACCGGGGACCGGAGACCGACATCCTGCCGGCCTGCAAGTTCCATGGCCTGGGTGTGGTGCCGTTCAGCCCCATCGCGCGCGGCGTGTTGACGGGCAAGTACGCGCCCGGCGAGGTGCCGCCGGCCGACACGCGCGCCGGCCGTGCCGACCGCCGCATGATGCAGACCGAGTTCCGGCCCGAATCGCTGACCATCGCGCAGCAGGTGGCCCGCCATGCCGAGTCGCGCGGCATCACGCCGGCGCAGTTTGCCACCGCCTGGGTGCTGGCACACGAGGCCGTCAGCTCGGTCATCGCCGGGCCGCGCACGCTGGCGCAATGGCAGGCCTACCTGCCGGCGGCCGACTGGGCGCTGACCCCCGAGGACGAGGCCGTGATCGATGCACTCGTCACGCCGGGTCACCCGTCCACACCGGGCTTCAACGACCCGGCCTACCTGTGGACCAACCAGCGCCCGCGCGCGGCGGGATGA
- a CDS encoding enoyl-CoA hydratase-related protein, which translates to MADVTVELLDGVQTITLTRPDKKNALTNDMYGALADALEAAEAQPEIRATVFQGDGDMFTAGNDLGDFAKQSSGAGPAVRHVARFLKNLANATTPLVAAVQGKAVGVGTTLLLHCDLVVLADDAELVTPFVNLALVPEAASTWLIPQRIGYARAYEMFALGEPVSAQRALDLGLANRVVPLPDLRAQANRLARQLASKPAGSLTAMKRLMRDAAFISAQMDREGEVFQQRLKSAEAREAFAAFAEKRKPDFSKLSA; encoded by the coding sequence ATGGCCGATGTGACCGTTGAACTGCTGGACGGCGTGCAAACCATCACGCTGACGCGACCCGACAAAAAGAATGCGCTGACGAACGACATGTACGGCGCGCTGGCCGATGCCCTCGAAGCGGCCGAGGCCCAGCCCGAGATCCGGGCCACCGTCTTCCAGGGCGATGGCGACATGTTCACCGCAGGCAACGACCTCGGCGATTTCGCCAAGCAGTCCAGCGGGGCTGGTCCGGCCGTGCGCCACGTGGCGCGCTTTTTGAAGAACCTTGCCAACGCCACCACGCCGCTGGTGGCGGCCGTGCAAGGCAAGGCCGTGGGTGTGGGCACCACGCTGTTGCTGCACTGCGACCTGGTGGTGCTGGCCGACGATGCCGAGCTGGTCACGCCGTTCGTGAACCTGGCCCTGGTGCCCGAGGCCGCGTCGACCTGGCTGATTCCGCAGCGCATCGGCTACGCCCGCGCCTACGAAATGTTCGCGCTGGGCGAGCCCGTGTCGGCCCAGCGCGCGCTGGACCTGGGCCTGGCCAACCGCGTGGTGCCCCTGCCTGACCTGCGCGCGCAGGCCAACCGCCTGGCCCGCCAGCTGGCCAGCAAGCCCGCGGGCTCGCTCACGGCCATGAAGCGGCTCATGCGCGATGCGGCCTTCATCAGCGCCCAGATGGACCGGGAAGGCGAGGTCTTCCAGCAGCGCCTGAAGAGCGCCGAGGCCCGCGAGGCCTTTGCCGCCTTCGCCGAAAAGCGCAAGCCCGATTTCAGCAAGCTCTCGGCCTGA
- a CDS encoding PadR family transcriptional regulator yields the protein MPHHHHHHHAFHHSLHSPRGPLNDGLSGFGRHGHRDPMGHGPHHDPEHRARKRERMFESGGLRLIALHLIAQQPSHGYDIIRAVGELVGGDYQPSPGTIYPTLSYLVDMGHVTATETQGGRKQYTLTPEGQQALDEQAPAVQRLLARLAEGKGRGERRRPPQLVRALENFKTALRLKLDGQPGAAGAALSEAQVQALAAILDEAALKIERA from the coding sequence ATGCCTCATCACCACCATCACCACCACGCCTTTCACCACAGCCTGCACAGCCCGCGCGGCCCCTTGAACGATGGTTTGTCGGGCTTCGGCCGGCATGGCCACCGCGACCCCATGGGCCACGGCCCCCACCATGACCCCGAGCACCGGGCCCGCAAGCGCGAGCGCATGTTCGAGTCGGGCGGCCTGCGCCTCATTGCCCTGCACCTCATCGCGCAGCAACCCAGCCACGGCTACGACATCATCCGCGCCGTGGGCGAGCTGGTGGGCGGCGACTACCAGCCCAGCCCGGGCACCATCTACCCCACCTTGAGCTACCTGGTCGACATGGGCCACGTCACCGCCACGGAAACCCAGGGCGGCCGCAAGCAGTACACCCTCACGCCCGAAGGCCAGCAGGCCCTGGACGAGCAGGCACCCGCCGTGCAACGCCTGCTGGCGCGCCTGGCCGAGGGCAAAGGCCGCGGCGAGCGCCGACGTCCCCCGCAGCTGGTGCGCGCGCTCGAGAACTTCAAGACCGCGTTGCGCCTCAAGCTCGATGGCCAGCCCGGCGCCGCGGGCGCCGCCTTGAGCGAGGCGCAGGTCCAGGCCCTGGCCGCCATCCTCGACGAGGCCGCGCTGAAGATCGAGCGCGCCTGA
- the dnaE gene encoding DNA polymerase III subunit alpha, translating to MFVHLRSHSEFSVVDGTSTIGDLVKAAAKDGQPALAVTDLSNLFGAVKLYKGARGKGVKPVLGAEVVISGLPGMAPGDTSRIVLLVQSTQGYFNLCEILARAWTRGVERDQAVAQFAWIEELAEGLMALSGAAAGPVGQALLAGAEARASESALALAAVFPHRFYLELQRAGRADDEAQVVAAVQLAARLNLPVVATHPIQFLTPDDYEAHEARVCIAEGEVLGNAKRVRRFTREQCFKTHEQMEALFADVPSAVANTVEIARRCNVELVLGKPQLPNFPTPLLDDGTPMSVEQYFRQLSNEGLEERLVLLFPDPAKRDEARPRYQERLEFELGTILNMGFPGYFLIVADFIHWAKNNGCPVGPGRGSGAGSLVAYALKITDLDPLQYNLLFERFLNPERVSMPDFDIDFCQSNRDRVIDYVKQKYGKEAVSQIATFGTMAAKAAIRDVGRVMDMSYTFCDGISKLVPAKPGMSYTLAYPPEPKKEGDKNNYALELEPLLYERVRKEEDVKNLIEMAQKLEGLTRNIGMHAGGVVIAPGKLTDFCPLYQQPGSDSAVSQFDKNDVEDIGLVKFDFLGLATLTIMELAREFIVRRHKGQENFAFETIPLDDRATYTLFSEGRTEAVFQFESRGMQAMLKDAKPSRLEDLIALNALYRPGPMDLIPTFIARKHGREEVEYPHPLVEGVLAETYGIMVYQEQVMQTAQVLGGYSLGGADLLRRAMGKKKVEEMVKHRATFREGAAKNGINEAKADEIFDLMEKFAGYGFNKSHAAAYSLLAYHTGWLKVHYKAEFFCANMTVEMDNTDKLKVLYEDALREGLSFEMPDVNRGTYRFEPVSNTVIRYGLGAVKGTGEQAIEAIIAAREGRGTGPKGDIAGPFKSLFDFCVRVDRARLNKRTLEALIKAGAFDAILRDRASLIASIDLAFDFASATHENANQGGLFDAFDDGPGASTEEPPLVAAVPFGVREQLTLEKTAVGFYLSGHLFDEVEAEVRRFARRRIADLGETRDQLTLAGIIGDLRVINGQRGKLALFKLDDKSASIEATADERVITAAKGLLKDDETVIVTALMQPDRFSGGFRLKVTQVWSLAQARCRFGRFLRVVVGEAAPDVRALIAEHPAQVEVTEEGDLRHGLPVRIALERRPAEGGVGVTAELELGNRAWIFPSDEALKGWMAQADEGRAAVVYE from the coding sequence ATGTTTGTTCACCTGCGCAGTCATTCAGAGTTTTCGGTCGTCGATGGCACGAGCACCATCGGCGATCTGGTCAAGGCCGCGGCCAAGGATGGGCAGCCTGCGCTGGCCGTCACCGACCTGAGCAACCTGTTCGGCGCCGTCAAGCTCTACAAGGGCGCGCGCGGCAAGGGCGTCAAGCCGGTGCTGGGGGCCGAGGTGGTGATCAGCGGGCTGCCCGGTATGGCGCCGGGCGACACCTCGCGCATCGTGTTGCTGGTGCAGAGCACGCAAGGCTATTTCAACCTGTGCGAAATCCTGGCCCGGGCCTGGACGCGGGGCGTGGAGCGCGACCAGGCGGTGGCTCAGTTCGCCTGGATCGAGGAACTGGCCGAGGGCTTGATGGCCTTGTCGGGCGCGGCGGCCGGCCCGGTGGGCCAGGCCTTGCTGGCGGGCGCCGAGGCGCGTGCCAGCGAGTCGGCCCTGGCCCTGGCCGCGGTGTTTCCGCACCGCTTTTACCTGGAACTGCAGCGCGCCGGCCGTGCCGATGACGAGGCCCAGGTGGTGGCCGCCGTGCAGCTGGCCGCGCGGCTGAACCTGCCAGTGGTGGCCACGCACCCCATCCAGTTCCTGACGCCGGACGATTACGAGGCGCACGAGGCACGGGTGTGCATTGCCGAGGGCGAGGTGCTGGGCAATGCCAAGCGGGTGCGCCGCTTCACGCGCGAGCAGTGCTTCAAGACGCACGAGCAGATGGAGGCCTTGTTTGCCGACGTGCCGTCGGCCGTGGCGAACACGGTGGAAATCGCGCGTCGCTGCAACGTGGAGCTGGTGCTGGGCAAGCCGCAATTGCCTAACTTTCCCACGCCGCTGCTGGACGATGGCACGCCCATGTCGGTGGAGCAGTACTTCCGCCAGCTGTCGAACGAGGGGTTGGAAGAGCGGCTGGTGCTGCTGTTTCCGGACCCGGCCAAGCGCGACGAAGCCCGGCCGCGCTACCAGGAACGGCTGGAGTTCGAGCTCGGCACCATCTTGAACATGGGCTTTCCGGGCTACTTCCTCATCGTGGCCGACTTCATCCACTGGGCCAAGAACAACGGCTGCCCTGTGGGCCCGGGCCGGGGCTCGGGCGCGGGCTCGCTGGTGGCTTATGCGCTCAAGATCACCGACCTGGATCCACTTCAGTACAACCTGCTGTTCGAACGCTTCCTGAACCCGGAGCGGGTGTCCATGCCCGACTTCGACATCGACTTCTGCCAGAGCAACCGCGACCGCGTGATCGACTACGTGAAGCAGAAGTACGGCAAGGAGGCCGTGAGCCAGATCGCCACCTTCGGCACCATGGCGGCCAAGGCCGCCATCCGCGACGTGGGCCGGGTGATGGACATGAGCTACACCTTCTGCGACGGCATCTCCAAGCTGGTGCCGGCCAAGCCGGGCATGTCGTACACGCTGGCCTACCCGCCCGAGCCCAAGAAGGAGGGCGACAAGAACAACTACGCGCTCGAATTGGAGCCCCTGCTGTACGAACGCGTGCGCAAGGAGGAGGACGTCAAGAACCTCATCGAGATGGCGCAAAAGCTCGAAGGGCTGACGCGCAACATCGGCATGCACGCGGGTGGCGTGGTGATCGCGCCGGGCAAGCTGACGGATTTCTGCCCGCTGTACCAGCAGCCGGGCAGCGACTCGGCGGTGAGCCAGTTCGACAAGAACGACGTCGAGGACATCGGGCTGGTGAAGTTCGACTTCCTGGGGCTGGCCACGCTGACCATCATGGAACTCGCGCGCGAGTTCATCGTGCGCCGCCACAAGGGGCAGGAGAACTTCGCGTTCGAGACCATTCCGCTGGACGACCGCGCGACCTACACGCTGTTCTCGGAGGGCCGCACCGAAGCCGTGTTCCAGTTTGAAAGCCGCGGCATGCAGGCCATGCTCAAGGACGCCAAGCCCAGCCGGCTGGAAGACCTGATCGCGCTGAACGCCTTGTACCGCCCGGGGCCCATGGACCTGATCCCCACCTTCATCGCGCGCAAGCACGGCCGCGAAGAGGTGGAGTACCCGCACCCACTGGTCGAAGGGGTGCTGGCCGAGACCTACGGCATCATGGTGTACCAGGAGCAGGTGATGCAGACCGCCCAGGTGCTGGGGGGGTACTCGCTGGGTGGCGCCGACTTGCTGCGCCGTGCCATGGGCAAAAAGAAGGTGGAGGAGATGGTCAAGCACCGAGCCACCTTCCGCGAGGGGGCGGCCAAGAACGGCATCAACGAAGCCAAGGCCGACGAGATCTTCGACCTGATGGAGAAGTTCGCGGGCTACGGCTTCAACAAGTCGCACGCGGCCGCTTACTCGCTGCTGGCCTACCACACGGGCTGGCTCAAGGTGCACTACAAGGCCGAGTTCTTCTGCGCCAACATGACCGTGGAAATGGACAACACGGACAAGCTCAAGGTGCTCTACGAAGACGCCTTGCGCGAGGGCCTGAGCTTCGAGATGCCCGACGTGAACCGCGGCACCTACCGCTTCGAGCCGGTGTCCAACACCGTGATCCGCTATGGCCTGGGCGCGGTCAAAGGCACGGGCGAGCAAGCCATCGAGGCCATCATCGCCGCGCGTGAAGGGCGGGGCACCGGGCCCAAGGGCGACATCGCGGGGCCGTTCAAGAGCCTGTTCGATTTCTGCGTGCGCGTGGACCGCGCCCGCCTCAACAAGCGCACGCTGGAGGCGCTCATCAAGGCCGGTGCGTTCGACGCCATCCTGCGCGACCGCGCCAGCCTCATCGCCTCCATCGACCTGGCCTTCGACTTTGCCAGCGCCACGCACGAGAACGCCAACCAGGGCGGCTTGTTCGATGCGTTTGACGATGGCCCCGGCGCCAGCACCGAAGAACCCCCGCTGGTGGCCGCCGTGCCCTTCGGCGTGCGCGAGCAGCTCACGCTCGAGAAGACGGCGGTGGGCTTTTACCTCTCGGGCCATTTGTTCGACGAGGTCGAGGCCGAGGTGCGCCGCTTTGCGCGCCGCCGCATCGCCGACCTGGGCGAGACGCGCGACCAGTTGACGCTGGCCGGCATCATCGGTGACTTGCGCGTCATCAATGGCCAGCGCGGCAAGCTGGCGCTGTTCAAGCTGGACGACAAGTCGGCCAGCATCGAGGCCACGGCCGACGAGCGGGTGATCACCGCCGCCAAAGGCCTGCTCAAGGACGACGAGACCGTGATCGTCACCGCGCTGATGCAGCCCGATCGCTTTTCGGGTGGGTTCCGGCTCAAGGTCACTCAGGTCTGGAGCCTGGCGCAGGCGCGTTGTCGCTTCGGCCGCTTCCTGCGCGTGGTCGTGGGCGAGGCGGCCCCCGATGTGCGCGCCCTGATCGCCGAGCACCCGGCCCAGGTCGAGGTCACGGAGGAGGGCGACCTGCGCCACGGCCTGCCGGTGCGCATTGCGCTGGAGCGGCGGCCCGCCGAGGGCGGCGTCGGGGTGACGGCCGAGCTGGAGCTGGGCAACCGGGCCTGGATCTTCCCGAGCGACGAAGCGCTCAAGGGCTGGATGGCGCAGGCCGACGAAGGCCGTGCGGCGGTCGTCTACGAGTGA
- a CDS encoding dienelactone hydrolase family protein: protein MPDLHADDLSFDERSGTSRRTALKLALGAGYAAAAGPLMAQSAITTASDGLEAGTITYLAAGVRVPAYMAKPRGKSNLPVVLVVQEIFGVHAYIADTCRRLARLGYLAIAPDLYLRQGNAREYSDIPKLLAEVVAKVPDAQVMADLDAALDWAGANGGDASRAAVTGFCWGGRITWLYATSGKVKAGVAWYGRMTGTKTELTPRHPVEVAGELKAPVLGLYGAKDAGIPLESVEAMRQALTVAGDAGNAAAKASKIELFAEADHGFHADYRPTYHKAAAEAGWQQLQEWFKANGVAPSAS, encoded by the coding sequence ATGCCTGACCTGCACGCCGACGACCTGTCCTTCGACGAACGCTCGGGCACGAGCCGCCGCACGGCCTTGAAGCTGGCCCTGGGCGCGGGCTACGCCGCCGCGGCCGGCCCGCTCATGGCCCAGAGCGCCATCACCACCGCCAGCGACGGCCTGGAAGCCGGCACCATCACCTACCTGGCTGCGGGCGTGCGCGTGCCGGCCTACATGGCCAAGCCCCGCGGCAAAAGCAACCTGCCCGTGGTGCTGGTGGTGCAAGAAATTTTTGGCGTGCACGCCTACATCGCCGACACCTGCCGCCGCTTGGCCCGCCTGGGCTACCTGGCCATCGCGCCCGACCTGTACCTGCGCCAGGGCAATGCGCGCGAGTACAGCGACATCCCCAAGCTGTTGGCCGAGGTCGTCGCCAAAGTGCCCGATGCGCAGGTCATGGCCGATCTCGACGCTGCGCTGGACTGGGCCGGCGCCAACGGCGGCGATGCCAGCCGGGCTGCGGTCACCGGGTTTTGCTGGGGCGGCCGCATCACCTGGCTGTATGCAACCAGCGGCAAGGTCAAGGCCGGCGTGGCCTGGTACGGCCGCATGACCGGCACCAAGACCGAGCTGACGCCGCGCCACCCGGTCGAGGTGGCCGGCGAGCTGAAAGCGCCGGTGCTGGGCCTGTACGGCGCCAAGGATGCCGGCATTCCGCTCGAGTCGGTCGAGGCCATGCGCCAGGCGCTGACCGTGGCCGGCGACGCGGGCAACGCCGCGGCCAAGGCCAGCAAGATCGAGCTGTTTGCCGAGGCCGACCACGGTTTCCACGCCGACTACCGGCCCACCTACCACAAGGCCGCCGCAGAGGCCGGTTGGCAGCAGCTGCAGGAGTGGTTCAAGGCCAACGGCGTGGCGCCGTCGGCATCATGA
- a CDS encoding ABC transporter ATP-binding protein: MNASHGPAPDDLAAWGAAVLTAVDNREWHTAWNGVLDAATPLAAPAQRAVLQRLDEWDALEAGDEGRRQAVLRQAWQGLQGELTANVMGASALDAQDWDRDWDRDGPAADRDGSVARYVQARGLTKAYARGGFKLGPVDVRVNPGEILGLVGENGNGKTTLLRMLAADLQADAGSLDWGCDARDVHRLRSQLIYIPQRPPKWGGRLLDHLAFAARSHGVTGERLHTLVQLVIARLGLRAFRGHAWRQLSSGYKMRFELARALLCAPRVLLLDEPLANLDINAQQTLLTDLRDMARSPWQPLALLLSSQQLYEVEKIADQVLFLEQGQPRHVAERFAQMAGSAIEFESPLSGAALAAKLAGLPAHELAHSGETRIISFHVAFDASAFLRHAVEVGLPLSYFRDITRSTRRLFVR, translated from the coding sequence ATGAACGCAAGCCACGGGCCAGCGCCCGACGACCTGGCCGCCTGGGGCGCGGCGGTGCTGACGGCGGTGGACAACCGCGAATGGCACACGGCCTGGAATGGCGTGCTGGATGCGGCCACGCCGCTGGCGGCGCCGGCGCAGCGGGCGGTGCTGCAGCGGCTGGACGAATGGGACGCGCTGGAGGCGGGCGACGAGGGCCGCCGGCAGGCGGTGCTGCGCCAGGCCTGGCAAGGCCTGCAGGGCGAACTGACCGCCAATGTGATGGGCGCCAGTGCGCTGGATGCGCAGGACTGGGACAGGGACTGGGACCGAGACGGTCCGGCGGCCGACCGCGACGGATCGGTGGCCCGCTATGTGCAGGCCCGTGGCTTGACCAAGGCCTACGCGCGCGGCGGCTTCAAGCTGGGGCCGGTGGACGTGCGCGTGAACCCCGGCGAGATCCTGGGTCTGGTGGGCGAGAACGGCAACGGCAAGACCACGCTGCTGCGCATGCTGGCGGCCGACCTGCAGGCCGACGCCGGCAGCCTGGACTGGGGCTGCGACGCCCGTGACGTGCACCGCCTGCGCAGCCAGCTGATCTACATCCCGCAGCGGCCGCCCAAATGGGGCGGGCGCCTGCTCGATCACCTGGCCTTTGCGGCGCGCAGCCATGGCGTGACGGGCGAGCGCCTGCACACGCTGGTGCAGCTGGTCATCGCGCGCCTGGGCTTGCGGGCCTTCCGCGGCCACGCGTGGCGGCAGCTGTCCTCGGGCTACAAGATGCGGTTTGAACTGGCGCGTGCGCTGTTGTGCGCGCCGCGCGTGCTGCTGCTGGATGAGCCGCTGGCCAACCTGGACATCAACGCCCAGCAGACCCTGCTGACCGACCTGCGCGACATGGCGCGGTCGCCGTGGCAGCCGCTGGCGCTGCTGCTCAGCTCGCAGCAGCTGTACGAGGTCGAAAAGATCGCCGACCAGGTGCTGTTCCTCGAGCAGGGCCAGCCGCGCCACGTGGCCGAGCGCTTTGCGCAGATGGCCGGCAGCGCGATCGAGTTCGAGTCGCCCTTGAGTGGCGCGGCGCTGGCGGCCAAGCTGGCCGGGTTGCCCGCGCACGAGCTCGCGCACAGCGGCGAGACCCGCATCATCAGCTTCCACGTTGCCTTCGACGCCAGCGCCTTCCTGCGCCACGCGGTCGAGGTGGGGCTGCCGCTGAGCTACTTCCGCGACATCACGCGTTCCACCCGCCGCCTGTTCGTGCGTTGA
- a CDS encoding enoyl-CoA hydratase/isomerase family protein, protein MPLVTREDRNGLTILTLNRPDKLNALNVALFTELRDHVLQIAEQTERVGVVVLRGAGKCFSAGHDLADIAVGEKPPKPSFQADTIEALANLPQPVISAVHGHCYTGALELALAGDLILAADNAKFADTHAKWSLTPVWGMSQRLPRRVGLAKASEMMFTARTYTAQEAVAMNLANFCVPLADFDAEIDKLGQQILANSWFSHRANKALLKETDGLPLAAGLSYEIHRSKGRGPDMQERIAAFSNKTAKVS, encoded by the coding sequence ATGCCCCTCGTGACCCGTGAAGACCGCAACGGCCTGACCATCCTGACCCTGAACCGCCCCGACAAACTCAATGCGCTGAACGTGGCCCTGTTCACCGAGCTGCGCGACCACGTGCTGCAGATCGCCGAACAGACCGAGCGCGTGGGCGTGGTGGTGCTGCGCGGCGCGGGCAAATGCTTCTCGGCCGGACACGACCTGGCCGACATCGCTGTGGGCGAAAAACCACCCAAGCCCAGCTTCCAGGCCGACACCATCGAAGCCCTGGCCAACCTGCCCCAGCCCGTCATCAGCGCCGTGCATGGCCACTGCTACACGGGCGCGCTGGAGCTGGCGCTGGCCGGTGACCTGATCCTGGCGGCCGACAACGCCAAGTTTGCCGACACGCACGCCAAATGGTCGCTGACGCCGGTGTGGGGCATGAGCCAGCGCCTGCCGCGCCGCGTGGGCCTGGCCAAGGCCAGCGAGATGATGTTCACCGCCAGAACCTACACGGCGCAAGAGGCCGTGGCCATGAACCTGGCCAACTTCTGCGTGCCCCTGGCCGACTTCGACGCCGAGATCGACAAGCTCGGCCAGCAGATCCTGGCCAACTCGTGGTTCAGCCACCGCGCCAACAAGGCCCTGCTGAAGGAAACCGACGGCCTGCCCCTGGCGGCCGGCCTGTCCTACGAAATCCACCGCAGCAAGGGCCGCGGCCCTGACATGCAAGAGCGCATCGCCGCCTTCAGCAACAAGACCGCCAAGGTCTCGTGA
- a CDS encoding oxidoreductase, protein MTTQAPVWFISGSTAGFGLALVHCALRHGLRVVATGRHLTTRDVGLTPGDRLLLLDLDVSEPAQIQAAVGAALAHFGRIDVLVNNAGYGYQSSVEEGDDDAIRQQFEVNCFGLFALTRAVLPHLRAQRAGHIVNVTSVAGFIGSPGMGYYAASKHAVEGWSDALAAEVRPLGIHVTCVAPGPFRTDWAGRSLAVTPSAIADYRDTAAARMALTAQRAGHQDGDPEKAVEAIVQAVQSAQPPHHLLLGGTSVSLVKQRLERSLAEIEQWRGVSEATDFTD, encoded by the coding sequence ATGACGACCCAAGCGCCTGTCTGGTTCATCTCCGGCAGCACGGCGGGCTTTGGCCTCGCGCTGGTGCACTGCGCGCTGCGCCACGGCCTGCGCGTGGTGGCCACCGGCCGCCACCTCACCACCCGCGACGTGGGGCTGACGCCCGGCGACCGCCTGCTCCTGCTCGACCTGGATGTGAGCGAGCCGGCCCAGATCCAGGCCGCGGTGGGTGCGGCCCTGGCGCACTTCGGCCGCATCGACGTGCTGGTCAACAACGCCGGCTATGGCTACCAGTCCAGCGTCGAGGAAGGCGACGACGACGCCATCCGCCAGCAGTTCGAGGTCAACTGCTTCGGGCTGTTCGCCCTCACCCGCGCCGTGCTGCCCCATCTGCGCGCGCAGCGCGCGGGCCACATCGTCAACGTCACCTCGGTGGCCGGCTTCATCGGCTCGCCCGGCATGGGGTACTACGCCGCCAGCAAGCACGCCGTCGAAGGCTGGTCGGACGCCCTGGCCGCCGAGGTGAGGCCGCTGGGCATCCACGTCACCTGCGTCGCGCCGGGCCCGTTTCGCACCGACTGGGCGGGGCGCTCGCTCGCCGTCACCCCCTCGGCCATCGCCGACTACCGCGACACCGCCGCCGCGCGCATGGCCCTCACGGCACAGCGTGCCGGCCACCAAGATGGCGACCCCGAGAAGGCCGTGGAAGCCATCGTCCAGGCCGTGCAAAGCGCCCAGCCCCCGCACCACCTGCTGCTCGGCGGCACCTCGGTCAGCCTGGTGAAACAGCGCCTGGAGCGGTCGCTGGCCGAGATCGAGCAATGGCGCGGCGTCAGCGAGGCCACCGACTTCACGGATTGA